CTAACTTCCATCATCAAAGACTTTTTTGTTTTATAACAAACTACTCcctatcttccccctccccccacatcctgTTTATGTAACCCATtcccgaggtgttcttcaccctGTGTGCCCCCAAGGGAGCCGATTCATTACTTGACTACGTGCCCTGGGTGACAGAATATTTAAGTATTGTGTCCAGATTGCCAAGaattttctgtctcttgggtgtgAGGCTCGCCCCTCTTGATTCAAATAACATTAATTGATGTAGCTTATTCCTCCAGTACCAATAGGAGGGGGCCGCATCCGTTGTCCAATGGTTAaggatgcattttttccccactatgcAGGACTTGCTAAGAAACATTCTTTCCCCTTGCGTGCCTGGTCCCCAACGGCTAATGATAGTGAACATCATTCTTTCAAAAGTGAGGGTAACCGGGAATCCCAAAACCCTGCTCAGAAATCAGGCTATGGTTTTCCAGAAGgattggatagtaacatagtagatgacggcagataaagacctgcatggtccatccagtctgcccatgacaaactcatatgtgtataccttaccttgaatttgtacctgtccttttcagggcacagaccatataagtctgctcagcagtatttcccgcctccccaccaccagtcccgcctcccatcaccggctctggtacataccgtataagtctgccctcccctatcctcgcctcccaaccaccaccccctcttccccccaactgctccgccacccaatttcagctaagcttctgaggatccattccttctgcacaggattcctctatgcatatctcacgcatgtttgaactcggttaccgttttcatctccaccacctcccgccggagggcattccaagcgtctaccaccctctccgtgaaaaaatacttcctgacatctttcctgagtctgccccccttcaatctcatttcatgtcctctcgttctaccgccttcccatctccggaaaagattcgtttgtggattaatacctttctacACTGCCATACGCAGTGCATGAATGTTGCACCTGTCTGTGTACATTTTTGACAGTTATCAGTTTCTACGACTCCTGCATGGTATGCTCACCCCTGGGAGAAGTATGTTCTGTGTACTGTTCTAAAGTGACACTCCTGGAGTTCTGCACTATGTATGATCTGTGAGACCCCTACTAGTGCCTTCCTTATGAGAGATTCCGATATTGGTTTCAGCGCCTCTTGACTCCATCACATTGCCACCTCCTGTACCCACCTCTCAGGTTGCCCTTTCCCCAATTCCTTGCGGAACCAGGATACTGAGATTTGCCCAGCTGCATCACCCTCTAAAAATTTATAACACTTTATTTAAAAAGCAATATAAAAGTGACAATAGAGACTGTGAAAAGTCAATCTCAGTCATGCagaacaaaaatgttttcagtcTCTACTGTCACTTTAAAGCTTATGCTTGGTGCATTCACTAATcactagtctttttaaagacttgatTTGGTTTACTCGTTTAAGCTGCCCCATCCATTGGCTTACAGAACAGACTCCTGGAGCAGGCATTTTTCGCCAAAACACGGCTTTGTGTCAAgtcttttgtgttgtttttttacaTTGTTTTTTAAACAAAGTTTTATTATCTCTTACTCACCTCCACGGTGTCCTGGAAGTGTCATGTTGATCACATTACCAAGAGCAAGTCAAAAACCAATGTTGGCAGTTTACAGATGGAGCTATCAGAACCGCAGGATTATAGATTGTGGGAGCAAAATTATGCATTACCTTCACTTTACAAAAGTGTCAAGTGCACATTATATGCCAGCAGCAAGAACAAAGGATGGCAGATCTGCCAGCCAACCAATTAAGCAATAAACCACCATTCATTTACATAAGGTTTGATGTCTTTGGACTCTGGTCAGTTATGTCACAACATACAAGAGGTGGATGGGCAAACAGCAAACATTAGGCTGTAATGTTCACATGCATGACCATTCATACTGCTCACACTGACAACTGGGCACCTCAAACATGCTTCAAAGATTCTTCTCCCTCAAAGGTCCAGTTAAGCAAATCCATTCTAATTGTGGGGAATCAACTTTGAGTGCATGTAGAGAGCTTAATAAAAAGGATCTCAATAAACATTGGAGGAGACAGGTCCAAAACCTCACTAATCCATTTTGAATAGCTGGCAACATGAGTAGCTTCCAACTCTGTAAAATTGTAGTAAATGGCAGACCAACAAGCCTAACACCCAAGAAGGAAAGCTTGTCCTGCTTATAGACAACCAAATCCAATGTAACTAGTCTTTGGGGCTTAACATCATGACTTTTACTAGTAAAGATTGGAATGTCTGCAAAACTGAAATCAAGACTGTGAACCAAGGCACTGCCAAGAACTTCTACAGACCTGTTATGAAAGTGGCACGCCTCATGACTCCTCACTGTTGTCTAGTGTTATGTTTACctctcatttcagctcctgcAAGACAAGGTAGCAGTTTGCTGGACAGAGCCTGGGATAAAGAAAACCCTTTGGAAAGAAAGATCCAATTTTGCAAATGGACTTTGCATGCTTGTTATATTTATGAACAAGAATAGTAACTACAAGTTACCTATAGTGCTCTGCTCCCACTTTCTGTGTACAGGTTATGTTGATATTTATAATCCAGGTTTATTGTTAACTACCAGTTTGGCATATTTCTTGTAAGTTGTACTTCTATACTCATTGGTTCCCCCTGGGCACAGGATCCCTGCTCACACTGTCACATAGGCCCCTCTTCCTATTGGCTCAGACTCTGGCTTTAAGCCTGCTGAAATGTAGGGCTTACAGGAGGCGTCTACTGCTCTATAAGAGGAAGTAGTTGTAGCAGAGCAGAGTCTCCTTGTGAGTAGGTCATGTTGAAAGAAGTTGGAGTGGAGACTGAAGACTGCAACATATGCCATCAGGTATGAGACTCTCCCACTTTTACCTGTGACTTTCATTTTCCCCACACGCTATTCATTCTGAGCAATCTGGAATAAGTCTATGACAGTATTTTCCTGCCAacaggtagtagtagtagtagcagcaatcCAGGCTATATGAGTGGTAACAGTTGGGCAGGCAGAGGCAAGGCCTGACCCCAAATCAAGGACATTTGTTTTGGATACATTTGAGTTAGCAAGACAATTTTCTAAATTTGTGGAACCTTTGCTAGAGTGATGATAAATCCCATTGAGAGGGAAGAAACCAGAGTGGGGTTGGGGCCTTCTGGTGAGCTTATCAGGAATGGACCAAAGGGGAAGGGGCACACCTATACTATTTGCTGTGCTGTGTTGACAGCAGGCTAAGGACTTGTGAAGAAAGGTCTTCACAGACACTTGGCCCATGCCTTTGTGTGGGTAGTACTctacaactttatttatttattttagattttgctcacacctttttcattagtagctcaaggtgagttacattcaggtattctggatatttctctgtcccaggagggcttacaatctaagtttacatttattttttttttagtattttctgaatggtttttaagttttttttttttttttaaatagcaattTTAGGAGGGCACATCGAGCTGAGTTAGATTCTAACTTCAGTTTCAACATTCTTAGAACACTTATCTCTGGATCACCTTtggccctctctgtctgtattctCACCTTTCCTCTCTTGGAAGGAAATGCCAGGAGCTGCTACTCTGCACTGAGGTACTTTTATTTTGCATTCAGGATCTGCTAATTGTACTACACTCCACTTgttaaaattaaattttttttaaatgcagcttAGTTGATATTATGCTAATTTTACacccatttgtttttcttttagggTGTCCTGGATATACATGTACTAAGGAGAAGTATTTTTAAATCTTATTAGGTATGTGTCCTTTTTGATCTCTAGATATATGGTTTCTTGTTAACATTCACCTTGCTATATTTTACTATGGCACCTATGTTTGGTTCTCTTATGTTTGATATTTTGACCACTTTCCACTTTTTTATGGATATTTAGACTGCAAATCTCATTACATGATACAAATCACATTTATTTGCATGCCATTATGCATGTTTGAATGTATTTGTACGTACTTATGTGACATCTTAATGTATTCATTCTGTATATTTGGTTTGACAGTGTAAAACTCCTGACGTAGAttctgggtgaaacatggccacgtcgggtatttaATAAATTATCTCCACATCTGTCGGTCTGCTTCTTGCTGTCTGCTGCTACAACTTGCAAGGAAAGGTCTGCACAGACACTTGGCCCATAAACCTATGGGTAGGAGGCATATGACAAAGGGTCATGGATGTCTTTGGGGAACCACAGAACATCCATGTTAATAAAATAACCAAAGAGACACTCATGCAGAGCAGAATGGTAAACAGTACCCCATTCTCAATGTATACTAGATCTCCATTTTTATGTCTTAAGCTCTGCTACCAACCTGCTCCTAACCTACTACCAACCCCTGAGGCTGCACTGCCTTTTCACAAGTTTCATACAATGCTCACCAGCCAGCTTCAGTGGCTGATCTTCCAGTCTGAGGGTGTTGGATAGAAGACTGCTTCCAGACCAGGCAGTGCCCTATAagtgtttatttctgtttatttgcATTAAAGACCAATTGAATCTAGAATCTAGAGACTGCTCATGGTGGTAAATTAATGGTTTAACTCCTTGCTAATCTCTGTGCTGGGCATCATTGAAAGGGCAGTGTTTATAAAAGCCCAAGACCCTCCTGGAAtaaaatgttgatttttttttatacaaaTGTCTACCATGGGAAAAATATCCCATCATACATACTACACCTTTACCCTTATCCTTGCACCTAAAATAAGAATGTCAAATACATAGATCTTTCAATTAGGAATGTTTAGAGAAGACACAAAGTATGCTTTCCATACTTAATACATGCTTCAAAGAAAAGCGCCAAAGGTCAAAAAAAATGACAAGTTAACCTTTATTAAACTGAAAACCAGATTTAGGCATCAGCAATAGTAACTTCAACTTCTACACCTGGTTCAATGCTGATGGAAGTGATTTGCTTGACAATCTCAGAAGGACTATGAAGATCAATCAGGCGCTTGTGAATGCGCATCTGAAACCGATCCCAGGTCTTGGAGCCTTCACCACAAGGAGTCTTCCTGGTAGTGATACGCAGAGTCTGTAATATAATGAACTAGTTAGCTGACTGTTCACACCAATTTCCAGCCAAGTCTCACTTTAGGTAGTGTTGAGCACTAAAATAAGGAAAAGGGGTTTGCCTtttcaaagaacaaaaaaaaactttataaattAAACCTTTCAAGAAATAGTGAAAACATTTTCAAAGATCTGACAGAGCCAACCAGCACTAGATACCCACACTAGGAAAATATTTgaacttaaaaagaaaagaaaaaagttacCACAATTaaggacataagtattgccatactgggacagaccaaaggtctatcaagcccagcatcctgtttccaacagtggccaatccaggtcacaagtacctagaaagatcttaaaacagtacaataattttatgctacttatcctagaaattcccaagtccatcttaataatggcttatggacttttcttttaggaagctagccaaaccttttttaaactccgctaactgcttttactacattctctggcaacaaattccaagagattaattacatgttgaatgaaaaaatattttctcccatttgttttaaatgtactactttgtagcttcattgcgtgccccctagtcctagtatttttggaaagagtaaacaagcgattcatgtctacctgttccactccactaattattttatagacctctatcatatctccccctcgacagtctttttctccaagctaaagagccctagctgctttagcctttcctcatagggaagttgtcccaacccctttataattttcatcgtccttctctgtaccttttctaattccactatatcttttttttgagatgtagtgaccagaactgcacacactatttgaagtgcagtcgcaccatggagcgataaaaggcattataacatcttcatttttgttttccattcctttcctaataatacgtaacattctatttgctttcttagccaccgctgcacaccgagcagagggtttcaacgtatcatcaacgatgacacctagattcctttcctggtcgtTGAGTCCTAATGTGGAGTAACtacagttcaggttcctctttcccacatgcatcactttgcacttgcccatattaaacatcacctgccatttagaagcccagtcttgtaaggtcctcttgcaatttttcacaatccgcttgCACTTAACTTTGAATTCTGACACTACCTTAAGGAAGAAACACTGTTGAAAAACTGTGTAAGATGGATTAACTACTAaagcctggagctcactgaccaCTACCAAAAACAGGACCAACCAAAGTCAGGTATTTCAGGTGACGCTGTCTCAAAAGGAGCTCTCTTCACCTGGCTTAAAACAGTACTGAAATCCCACAAAACTATAGGAGATTTGATGGGAGGCTTCAGAAGAAGCCTTGTATAAAGTGAGCAACTAAAGGCTAagaagagatgggtttaccttctACTTGGTGATATGCTCCAATTGTACTAAGATGAACCTTAACATAGTTGCCTTGAGAGCTGACTTAGATGTAGAAGATATTCAGCAGTTTGTAAGACAGGAAAAAATCGCCTGCCCTCACACCAGGTGGCAAATCTCTTCCATTTAAAACTGTATGGCCTCCTAGTGGAAACTTCTAGAAACCAACAGGACATGACACTAGCAAATTGAAGGGATCCAGTACTACTATCTATCAAAGCAGTGAGGTCTAGGGACTGAAGGTCGGGATGTAATGGAGATTCCAGATCCTGTGttagtgttaaaaaaaacaatccaGTCTCCATGGATCTCCAGGAGAGGGGAATAATTCTCAGCCAATAACGGGTGATCAGAATCACAGTTCCTTGATCCTGTTTGAGTCTGAGGAATTTTCGCTATGTGAGGAATTGGAGAATATATTTCTCCAATGAGGAAGGCATCCAAGGCTAGTCTTCTGTGTGCTCCCAGTCtgaagcagaactgagggactttgttgttgtAATGAGTGGACCTCGTCCAAAgcccactcatgaggttgcagaATCTGACTCAGTTTGTCCACCAGACAGTTGTGTTTTCCAGCCAGAGATATGGCTCTGAAATGACATGAATGCTTATGTTCTGCGAAACctgaaattacaggccggtatgCTTGATGTAAGTGCCGGGAAAAaaaagtggaaactattataaaagaataaaattccggaacacatagacaaacatggcttaatgggacagagtccacatgggttcagccaagggaagtcttgcctcaccaatttgcttcatttctttgaagacgtgaataaacatgtggataaaggtgagcctgttgatgtagtgtatctagatttaagaaagcttttgataaagttcctcatgagagactcctgagaatatAAATGAGtactgggataggaggcaatgttttggCGGGGATTAGGAATTgggtattggacagaaaacagaggataggtttaaatggtcatttctctcaatggaggagggtgaacagtgaagtGCCACAAGGATTTAtactgggactagtgctatttaacatttataaatgatatggaaatcggaatgagtgaggtgattacatttgcagatgacacaaaaccattcaaggttgttaaaacacgtgcagactgtgaaatattgcaggaagaccttaggaaattggaagactgggcatccaaatggcagatgacatttaatgtggacaaatgcaaggtaacgcacattggaaagaataattcgaatcatagttacctgatgctaacgTCCACCTTCGGGGTCagtaaccaagaaaaagatctaggcatcactgtatataatatgctgaaatcttctgctcaatgtgcagcggcagccaaaaaagcaaacaggatgctaggaattattaggaaagggatggtgaataagaccaaaaatactataatgcctctttattgctccatggtgtgaccacaccttgagtaccgcattcagttctggtcaaaaAAAGttatagaagaattagaaaaggttcaagaagagcaaccagatgataaaggggatggaactcctctcgtacgaggaaaggttaaagaggttaggcctcttcagcttggaaaagagatgaataAGGGGAGACATTCAAGGTGTATCAGAAGCTAGGTCTCGGCACCATGGAAGCTGTCGCACCCCCTCCAATATCAAAAAGGGTATGTGGTCCTCATGTTTAGGGTGCTTTGAGGGCACCAATGACAACAGTGCTTTGATGCTCTTGCTGCCATGCTTCGAGAGAGGATCAATGTCAGTGCGCTAAAGAGGCGAAACAAAAAGCtccaagggccttcaaaaaagGGGAATGAAGGCTTTAATCATATATGTTGATGAAACAATACTTAAATGGAcctgacatggtctgtgtttcggcattcAGCACCTGCATCAGAGGTCGCAAGAAATAGCTGACAACATTCGGCAGTATTGTGAAAACAATACAATTCTGAGAAGCAATATACTGCAACGCCGAGTGATCCCCTAAAAAAAGTCGTATCTTCACACAAAATAGAAAGATATTCTGATTGAACAAACACAgtgcttccaaaaatactaggactagggggcatgcgatgaaactacagtgtagtaaatttaaaacaaatcggagaaaatttttcttcacccaacacgtaattaaactctggaattcgttgccggagaacgtggtggacgctgttagcttggcagagttttaaaaggggttagacggtttcctaaaggacaagtccaaaaaccgctactaaatggacttgggaaaattccataattctaggaataacatgtatagaatgtttgtacgtttgggaagcttgccaggtgcccttggcctggattggccgctgtcgtggacaggatgctgggcttgatggacccttggtcttttcccagtgtggcattacttatgtacttatggtgtcaGCATAATGCTAATAAAAcatccgagaaaaactgcattggctcccaatcaaagaatgtattaccttcaaaatctgcaccctggtccacaaaattatctatggtgaagtcccaggctacatgacagacctcacagatctaccaaccagaaacacaaccagatcatcacgaacatacctaaacctccactacccaaactgcaaaggactgaaatacaaagcaacctacgcatccagcttctcctatataagcacacaaccatggaactcactgccaaaagctgtgaaaacaacctatgaccatctaaacttcagaaaatcactaaaaaccaacctgttcaaaaaggcataccctatcgacccaacgtaaatgcctacactctgcaacacagcaaaaccaaagctcgtaatggacactatacaacacctctcttcgatccccattgtgcctgaacttTAATCAACCACATcaccaccatgtatttgtttctctacaggacttggcgaacacctttacggtactatgtaagccacattgagcctgcaaataggtggaaaaatgtgggatacaaatgtaacaaataaataaaaattaagcacACATAACATTCAaacaacatagatatgatgctaatgcttttctgtaaaacagcttaccatatagctgaggggtcaACTGCAGATATAGAGATGGAGACAtgtagtacagagtcagttggaacAAACAGAGGAGTAGCTAAACtctaggcaagttctttgtacagttaagcaGGATATAAAGAATTGTCAAGAGCCAGGcttccacctgcttcctgaagtagaggtagtctcgagttatacatagcccctctgggagtaattATCAGGACTACCAGAGGCAGACAATCACCCAAACAGCTACACAACAGGTATGTATCCCATGATCAGAGTAGTGTAGTAAAAAAACTGGAAAACAAGCAGGATTAAACAGGTCACTGATTCAAGCTAAGCAGCAGCCATTTAAAAGCCATTCACTGGTCTTTGTGCAATGAATTAGCATGAGTCCAGGCCCCAATGGTTTCAATCCCACTGAAAactatcatcactaattggtacCAAAGTTAACAGTATCACTGATGTAGCTCATGTTAAGATATGTAGATAGAATGATAGCACTAGAAAGAGAAGTTGTGGTACcttccacaaacacacacaaaacagcCAACCAGGACAACTAGCCATCACTTATGTTGAAGTTTCAAGTACATACACATGCCACTTAATTTCAAATGATTTAAATGTTTATTGAttcttgatacaccacctttctgtggtacaaccaaagcaatttacgAGCCCTTAAGATGCACTATTCAGAATTAGAAGCAAACTTACTTACaggtttttatgttttaatcctGATCTTACTTCAAAGATAGAAAGATATAAATGGAATCTGAGGCAATCTGTGCTCTGAACTTCACCTAACAAGTAACATACATATTCTATATTTAATTCAGTAGGCAATTGTTTTCTTAATTTTCAAGCTTGAGTGTATACCTATCAGAAAAACATGAGGGACAAGTCATATCTACAGCTGAGTTGTCTACATTGAGAGGGCCTTTTATAAACTGGAGGGAGAATCAAACCATCTGATGCTTTTAATGGCAAAACAGCAGAAAAAGCTTCAATTTCTTCCTCAGACATTGAATCTGAATGCACGTCAACAAACTTAGCACCAGCTCACTCCTTTCAATATACGCATGGCTGTGATCATAAACAAGCTAAATTAATGCATaacttcaaaacaaacaaaaaaaaaaaaatcacatttgtaACAAATCTCTAAGACATTATTGCATTCCCTCCTCTGAAATCTCATGCAATACCTTGGTAGGCATGCGAACAGGTCCTTTCACTTTTAGATTCTTTTCCTTGGCTCCTCGGATCAGATCAgcacaaactttaaaaaaaaaagtttatacagATTGTTAGGAAAGTAATGAAAAAGCACATTTCCATGTAGCACATGTTaatttttatttgctttattagACTTCCAAAATTGTCCAAtctgactaaaaaaaaataatacaaatcacagaatttaaaataaaccaCCACTCGGTGGAGTGaagtatcctaatggttagagcagcaggctgagaaccagggaagccaaatTCAAACCTCAACAAGGCTCTCtatcttgggcaagacacttgGGGGTCcatttatcaagctgcagtaaaaagggccctgcagtagcagtggaAGCTGTTTTTCCAGCGTGCAAGGGCCCCTTTTCCCACACTGGGTAAAAGGTCCCTTAAaaaaatggctatgtggtaagattAGTCTTACCgtctggccatgcagcagggtacacttaccgccacccactgaggtggcgataagggctcccacagtaacccagcagtaaattaccactgggttagcactgaAGTACAAATTCAAGAAATATTTTTCGTTGTGCTGGAAATGGTACATGCTCGAGGTGGAACTACCTCCAGAGACTGGTGGTAGTTCGGGTTGCTCTACAGCAACCttataataaaagggccccttaaccattCAGCACCTTGGGTAcaaatctagattgtaagctctctggggagAGGAAAATACCTACTCTACAGGAACATAACTCGCCATGAATGTCTGAGAAAGGTGCGAGCTAACTCCAAACCCAATCAGGGGGTTAAAAATCAATTACCTTGTCAGAAATGTTAAACTTAACACTGCACCATGtatatggcctagtggttagggtggtggactttggtcctggggaactgaggaactgagttcgattcccggcacaggcagctccttgtgactctgggcaagtcacttaaccctccattgcctgccgcattgagcctgccatgagtgggaaagcgcggtgtacaaatgtaacaaaaataaaataaataaaaataaagcagtagtgaaaagaaCTCAGATTTTCCACAACTTGTCTAGTCTCACTTCTTTAATATTGTTATTCAAGATTGTCATATGTGAAGTTGGCTCAGAATAGCGTATGAATCTGTCACGATCATTCAAGATTCCAGTTTATCCTCATAGCCAACTCTTTTCAAATAATTTTCCACCTGTCAATCCTAATGCCTAATATGTTTGCACCTAgcacagtaccccccccccccccccccccccccagttataaTCCTCAATCTGCTAATGTAACTCTCTAGTATTTCTATGAAGGTCTATGACGAAGAAACATTACATGAAGTATACATCTTGCAGCACCAAGCAGAGAAAATAGCTTAGTTATGCTCAGCACTAGCTCTCAAATGTTTAATCTTAATCACTTTAAAACGATAAAAGATTTATTCCCCTCCCCAGTTTTAGATCAGTGATGTACCGTGCTTGTGCTGTCCACTTAGTCAAGCACAGGACTATCAGTCAACAACTCCTGTGGTCACACCTCCATAACGCCTAAGACTGATCCAAAGCAaactagaggccaaccaaaacaaAGATTTTGAGCTTTGGCCGAAACAAAGTCTGCAGCCAAAATTCATCGCCATTTCAGCCAGCCCCGGAAACCGCCTCCCTCACCCCCCAAAGAGAAGGGGCCCTCCCCCTCACAGACTCACCTGTACCTCTCTTCCCCGATCTATACATAGGTAGGGTTCCTCCTTCAAGCATACTGTATGGCTGATGGTGTAGTGACTATCCAGgataggagcaatccccagtcactgctGCCCATGCCGGGTCCTcggtcaaaatggctgctgggacctccagCTTCTCACTACACCACCAACaaaacaatgggggggggggggtgcacagtgtcGATACAGCCAAAAATGCACTAGCATTATCAGCAAAATCTGGAACAAGGCCAAATACCAATGGGCTGGTTTTGGCACAGAAAtcaaatttggtcagcctctaagaAATTACttactaatgggggggggggggggggggggggggggggagataatgaATGCGTGCTACAATATCTATTCCAGAAATGCCTGCAGGCATGATCCTGAGTTACTAAAGATATTCAGCTCCTTAAAGCTAAACTCCAATTTACACTGCTATGCAAAAACAGCCATTATTGATACACAGGTTCCCCTAAATCTAACTCTACCAATTTACTGTAATGTATGGTTGGATGTTCAACTAAGGAACTGGAATGTATAGCATCCTTCTTCAGGCAAATGCATCTTACCCTTCTCAAGGGACTTCACATTGCGACTTGTCAGGGTGATTCTAATCCGATGGATGGCAACCTCTTGATCCACAGGTGCTTTGCCAGTATCTTTAAATGCCTATAacattaagatatatacacaaaTGAAGACAAggaatacaaatatgcaattttCTAGACACCACTAAGCCACAA
This genomic interval from Microcaecilia unicolor chromosome 1, aMicUni1.1, whole genome shotgun sequence contains the following:
- the RPS20 gene encoding 40S ribosomal protein S20; translation: MAFKDTGKAPVDQEVAIHRIRITLTSRNVKSLEKVCADLIRGAKEKNLKVKGPVRMPTKTLRITTRKTPCGEGSKTWDRFQMRIHKRLIDLHSPSEIVKQITSISIEPGVEVEVTIADA